One genomic window of Globicephala melas chromosome 8, mGloMel1.2, whole genome shotgun sequence includes the following:
- the CSTPP1 gene encoding centriolar satellite-associated tubulin polyglutamylase complex regulator 1 isoform X3 codes for MALPGSSLNNLLTMREYHCLLQLLCPDFPLELTQKAARIVLMDDAVDCLMSFSDFLFAFQIQFYYSEFLESVAAIYQDLLSGKNPNTVIVPTSSSGQHRQRPTLGEASMLEGVEASLFYQCLENLCDRHKYSCPPPALVKEVLSNVQRLTFYGFLVALSKHHGINQALGALPDKGDLMHDPALDEELERLLAQIPGLVNSVTAGPEASCLPARTPPRVGSPWRPLHHARKVDAESDGSTEETDESET; via the exons ATTTGCTGACCATGAGGGAATATCACTGCTTGCTGCAATTACTGTGCCCGGATTTCCCGCTGGAGCTCACTCAGAAAGCAGCCAG GATTGTGCTCATGGACGACGCCGTGGACTGCTTGAtgtctttttcagatttcctttttgCCTTCCAGATCCAGTTTTACTACTCAG AATTCCTGGAGAGCGTGGCTGCCATCTATCAGGACCTGCTGTCAGGCAAGAACCCCAATACGGTGATTGTGCCGACGTCATCCAGTGGGCAGCACCGCCAGCGGCCTACCTTGGGCGAGGCCAGCATGCTGGAGGGCGTGGAGGCGTCACTGTTCTACCAGTGCCTGGAGAACTTGTGTGACCGGCACAAGTACAG CTGCCCACCCCCAGCACTCGTCAAAGAGGTCCTAAGCAACGTTCAGAGACTGACCTTCTATGGATTCCTCGTGGCCCTCTCAAAGCATCATGGGATCAACCAAGCCCTAG GAGCTTTGCCTGACAAAGGGGACCTGATGCACGACCCAGCTCTGGATGAGGAACTAGAACGGCT GCTGGCGCAGATCCCAGGCCTGGTCAACTCGGTCACTGCCGGTCCAGAGGCCAGCTGCCTGCCTGCCCGGACCCCTCCCCGGGTTGGCTCCCCCTGGAGACCCCTGCATCACGCCCGCAAAGTGGATGCAGAGAGCGACGGCTCCACCGAAGAAACAGATGAGTCCGAGACTTGA